A section of the Acanthochromis polyacanthus isolate Apoly-LR-REF ecotype Palm Island chromosome 13, KAUST_Apoly_ChrSc, whole genome shotgun sequence genome encodes:
- the trpc4b gene encoding LOW QUALITY PROTEIN: short transient receptor potential channel 4b (The sequence of the model RefSeq protein was modified relative to this genomic sequence to represent the inferred CDS: inserted 3 bases in 3 codons), whose product MGNVAPYFGGRGIVCHRQHLQLLAPHLPFTANSHLGPLQISLGRMLLDILKFLFIYCLVLLAFANGLNQLYFYYDTDEVVETLQSLFWSIFGLISLYXTNVKPEHKFTEFVGSTMFGTYNIISLVVLLNMLIAMMNNSYQHIADHADIEWKFARTKLWMSYFEEGGTLPSPFNIXPSPKSVYYLIGWVKRHLFRRPSIKRLEXFGTLGRRAAENVRLNHEYQEVLRNLVKRYVAAMIRDAKTEEGLTEENFKELKQDISSFRYEVLGMMKNKPHGGASKIASSTLAYPGNSFKYSPKFPIDESQQNMNMFDVIATTTTLQSGAANTTSSVCSGSLANGSVVLSISGKTQNELSKEVSNAECLQRQIKLPSQKHDERYSLSEEGISESGGQSQEQLHIVEVLQKVEEIQTIKHSCKERAKKVKNGPKKYKN is encoded by the exons ATGGGAAATGTGGCACCCTACTTTGGTGGCAGAGGCATTGTTTGCCATCGCCAACATCTTCAGCTCCTTGCGCCTCATCTGCCTTTCACTGCCAACTCCCATCTGGGCCCTTTACAGATTTCACTGGGCCGCATGCTTCTGGACATCCTGAAATTCCTCTTCATCTACTGTCTTGTGCTGTTAGCCTTTGCCAATGGTCTCAATCAGCTCTACTTTTACTATGACACAGATGAG GTTGTTGAAACGCTGCAGTCGTTATTTTGGTCTATATTTGGCCTGATTTCTCTCT GGACCAATGTGAAACCAGAACATAAATTCACAGAATTTGTGGGCAGCACCATGTTTGGTACTTATAATATCATCTCCCTGGTAGTGCTTCTAAACATGCTAATTGCGATGATGAACAACTCCTACCAGCACATTGCT GATCATGCAGATATAGAGTGGAAATTTGCAAGAACAAAATTATGGATGAGTTATTTTGAAGAAGGAGGAACGTTGCCATCTCCATTCAATA AACCTAGTCCAAAGTCTGTTTATTATCTAATTGGATGGGTTAAGAGACATTTGTTTCGGAGACCAAGCATAAAAAGACTTG CCTTTGGAACTTTGGGG AGACGTGCCGCTGAAAATGTGAGATTAAACCATGAGTATCAG GAGGTTTTGAGGAACCTTGTGAAGCGGTATGTGGCTGCAATGATCAGAGATGCCAAGACAGAAGAAGGGCTGACAGAAGAAAATTTCAAG GAGCTTAAGCAGGATATCTCCAGCTTCCGCTATGAAGTTCTGGGAATGATGAAGAATAAACCTCATGGTGGAGCCAGTAAGATTGCAAGCTCTACCTTGGCTTACCCTGGAAACTCATTCAAATATTCTCCCAAATTCCCTATTGATGAATCTCAACAAAATATGAACATGTTTGATGTAATCGCCACCACCACTACCCTGCAGAGTGGAGCTGCCAACACCACTAGCTCTGTTTGCTCTGGTAGTCTAGCCAATGGTTCAGTTGTTTTGTCCATATCAGGAAAGACTCAGAACGAGCTATCCAAAGAAGTTTCAAATGCTGAATGCCTTCAGAGACAAATTAAACTCCCCTCTCAGAAGCATGATGAAAGATATTCATTGTCAGAAGAAGGTATTTCAGAATCAGGTGGACAGAGCCAAGAACAACTACATATTGTGGAAGTCTTACAGAAAGTGGAGGAAATTCAGACGATTAAACATTCTTGCAAAGAACGTGCTAAGAAAGTGAAAAATGGacctaaaaaatataaaaattaa